One Triticum dicoccoides isolate Atlit2015 ecotype Zavitan chromosome 5B, WEW_v2.0, whole genome shotgun sequence genomic window carries:
- the LOC119306810 gene encoding uncharacterized protein LOC119306810 translates to MPPPPTPATRPAPTLPDELIEEVFLRLPPDEPSSLVRASLASSFWLGLLTGTSFSVRYREFHDAPPMLGFFYSWLHDDRPDDEGDPPVQRFAFTTKFGARIPEVEEWDDYEALDCRHGRVLFENPFGCPAPLFVWDPMTGCTRYLEKPDGCWGDGATVVCAVSGCDHRLCDGGPVRVVFFMTGDGDGCVAHVSVALLEMDDAWSESSDLDLELEWTLSPGLELEATHAFIPEIMAPVLIEDALYFMLSIVDGVCDMAILKYDMASDSLSLIDLPDVRSNGLPLKDHSFIPMAMGDGNLGFAQVDGLTLNLWSSSIQTGAEGLASWTQHIIVDLKNLLPIQNPEKSLRLIGSVEGSDIIFITTDLGIYQISLKSLRWKKLWKSEKFSALIPYMSFYNPQERINPYDEAH, encoded by the exons ATGCCGCCGCCTCCGACTCCAGCGACGAGGCCTGCACCGACGCTGCCGGACGAGCTTATCGAGGAGGTCTTCCTCCGCCTCCCACCGGACGAGCCCTCGAGCCTCGTGCGTGCCTCCCTGGCCAGCAGTTTTTGGCTCGGCCTCCTCACCGGAACTAGCTTCTCCGTTCGCTACCGAGAGTTCCATGATGCTCCCCCCATGTTGGGCTTCTTTTATTCCTGGCTCCACGACGACCGCCCCGACGACGAAGGAGATCCCCCCGTCCAACGGTTTGCCTTCACCACGAAATTCGGCGCACGCATTCCCGAGGTTGAGGAATGGGACGACTATGAAGCATTGGACTGCCGCCATGGCCGCGTTCTCTTTGAAAACCCCTTTGGGTGTCCCGCCCCGCTCTTCGTTTGGGACCCCATGACAGGCTGCACGAGATACTTGGAGAAGCCCGATGGATGCTGGGGCGATGGGGCCACAGTGGTCTGTGCCGTGAGCGGCTGTGACCACCGCTTGTGTGACGGGGGGCCCGTCCGTGTGGTCTTTTTCATGACCGGTGATGGTGATGGTTGTGTTGCGCACGTGTCTGTCGCGTTGCTGGAGATGGATGATGCGTGGAGCGAGAGCTCtgatcttgatcttgagcttgagtGGACCCTGAGCCCTGGTCTTGAACTTGAAGCTACGCATGCATTCATTCCGGAAATAATGGCCCCTGTCCTCATCGAAGACGCACTCTACTTCATGCTTTCCATTGTTGATGGTGTTTGTGATATGGCTATTCTAAAGTACGACATGGCCTCTGATAGCTTGTCATTGATTGATCTACCGGACGTGCGCTCTAATGGCTTACCACTCAAAGACCATTCCTTTATCCCCATGGCTATGGGGGATGGCAATTTGGGGTTTGCACAAGTGGATGGCTTAACCCTCAACCTATGGTCAAGCTCAATCCAGACGGGTGCCGAGGGCCTTGCGTCATGGACTCAGCATATAATTGTCGATCTCAAGAACCTTCTCCCTATTCAGAATCCCGAGAAAAGTCTTAGGCTGATTGGATCCGTGGAAGGCAGTGATATCATTTTCATCACTACAGACCTTGGCATCTACCAGATTAGTCTCAAGTCCCTCAGGTGGAAGAAGCTATGGAAGAGCGAGAAGTTTAGTGCTTTGATTCCGTACATGAGTTTCTACAATCCACAAG AGAGGATCAACCCCTATGATGAAGCTCATTGA